From Candidatus Limnocylindrales bacterium, the proteins below share one genomic window:
- a CDS encoding branched-chain amino acid ABC transporter permease encodes MKKLAVPILIVCLTVGMAVPLIFHLAYFYFAAYVILQYIILSTAWNILGGYTGYVNFGVGAFFALGAYTAAMLILNLKTSLPVALIFGGFVSAILGMGIGCLTLRLRGVFFAIATLALAVVLETVIVSTPALGGARGLYVHRPKPVAPFSTYPEFLYLLMVLLALLTIFIARYIERSWIGRGLTAIRDNEEAAECLGVPVFKLKLLAATISGFFMGVAGAPFPYYITYLEPRSTMGMDVTVNSLAMALIGGTTTWSGPVIGALLLGTLQQAVTVTVSSVFNLLIVGLLLVGFVILAPDGIVGLIRRYRKKIL; translated from the coding sequence TTGAAAAAATTAGCTGTACCGATTCTCATCGTTTGTCTAACAGTCGGCATGGCCGTACCGCTGATCTTTCACCTGGCTTATTTCTATTTCGCTGCTTATGTAATCTTGCAATATATCATTCTGTCGACGGCGTGGAATATCCTGGGAGGGTATACGGGATATGTAAATTTTGGTGTAGGAGCTTTTTTTGCTCTGGGAGCTTACACGGCGGCGATGTTAATTCTGAATCTCAAAACGAGCTTACCCGTTGCACTGATTTTTGGGGGGTTTGTATCGGCCATCCTGGGTATGGGCATCGGATGTCTCACGTTGAGATTGCGGGGTGTTTTTTTCGCCATCGCAACCCTGGCTCTGGCCGTTGTCCTTGAGACGGTTATCGTAAGTACACCGGCCTTGGGAGGAGCAAGGGGCCTGTATGTACATCGACCAAAACCTGTAGCCCCCTTTTCTACCTATCCAGAGTTTCTATACCTGCTCATGGTGCTATTAGCCCTGTTGACCATCTTTATCGCGCGATACATCGAACGATCCTGGATCGGTAGAGGGCTTACGGCGATCCGGGATAATGAAGAGGCTGCAGAATGCCTGGGTGTTCCGGTGTTTAAACTGAAACTGTTAGCGGCTACGATAAGTGGATTTTTTATGGGAGTCGCCGGTGCACCGTTTCCTTACTATATCACTTATCTGGAACCCCGGAGTACCATGGGAATGGATGTAACGGTTAACAGTCTGGCCATGGCTTTGATCGGCGGTACAACCACCTGGTCTGGACCGGTTATCGGGGCTTTACTATTAGGCACCTTACAGCAAGCCGTCACCGTAACCGTCTCCTCGGTCTTTAACCTGCTGATTGTAGGCCTTCTACTCGTTGGATTTGTTATTCTGGCCCCCGACGGTATCGTAGGACTCATCAGACGTTACCGGAAAAAGATTCTTTAG
- a CDS encoding ABC transporter ATP-binding protein: protein MSVPLLEVEKISKRFGGFQALREVSLHIYIGERVGLIGPNGSGKSTLIGIISGLQACDRGKVFFHRQEITTWPAYRRARLGIARSFQIPRPFPSMTVLDNVCIPLEYATHEKSSQSQVVDEAQQILQRVGLISKRNVKSTELTQIDLRRLELARALAIKPKLLLLDEVMAGLSTGEVDELLGLLYELNRQGIAVVMVEHIMRAVMGFSQRVVVLNAGSKIAEGTPEEIVKIEEVERIYLGE from the coding sequence ATGTCGGTACCACTTCTAGAAGTAGAAAAAATTTCCAAACGGTTTGGAGGTTTTCAGGCCCTGAGGGAGGTTTCCTTACATATTTATATAGGCGAGAGAGTTGGTTTAATCGGGCCGAACGGTTCGGGAAAGTCTACCTTAATCGGTATCATTTCCGGGCTTCAAGCCTGTGATAGGGGCAAAGTGTTTTTTCATAGACAAGAGATTACCACATGGCCGGCTTACCGGAGGGCCCGACTGGGAATTGCCAGAAGTTTTCAGATTCCCAGGCCCTTCCCAAGTATGACCGTTCTGGATAATGTATGCATACCCCTTGAGTATGCGACCCATGAAAAATCCTCACAATCCCAGGTAGTAGACGAGGCCCAGCAGATTCTTCAGCGGGTTGGGTTGATCTCAAAGAGGAATGTAAAATCCACCGAATTGACTCAAATTGATCTGCGAAGGTTAGAACTGGCCCGAGCGCTGGCGATTAAACCAAAACTACTCCTGTTAGATGAAGTCATGGCCGGATTGTCTACCGGGGAAGTAGACGAACTTCTTGGACTTCTTTACGAGCTAAATCGGCAAGGTATTGCCGTCGTGATGGTTGAACATATCATGAGAGCGGTCATGGGATTTTCCCAGAGGGTAGTAGTTCTCAATGCCGGAAGTAAGATTGCAGAAGGGACGCCGGAAGAAATTGTGAAAATTGAAGAGGTGGAGAGGATCTATCTTGGCGAGTAG
- a CDS encoding ABC transporter ATP-binding protein: MASRLVIKDIYAGYGAVQVLHGISLVLNEGEMVVLLGTNGNGKTTLIHCIMGLVVPNLGEIYLELNGQPMELTGRSPEEIVNLGISLVPEGRRLFSKLTVEENLLVGAYRKEARKSLRQNLAFCFETFPILAERRHQLAGTLSGGEQQMLAIARALMAQPRILLVDEPSIGLAPVWVSRVIAKIKELQERYGLTVLMAEQNFHQAAKVADRGYLLIEGKIELEGLNPEELGKHELVKKYYLGV, translated from the coding sequence TTGGCGAGTAGATTAGTTATAAAAGATATCTATGCCGGTTATGGAGCGGTCCAGGTCTTGCATGGTATATCCCTGGTGTTAAATGAGGGAGAGATGGTGGTTCTCCTGGGTACCAATGGTAATGGCAAAACTACCCTGATTCACTGCATAATGGGTCTAGTGGTTCCCAACCTGGGTGAAATATATCTGGAACTGAACGGTCAACCTATGGAGTTAACGGGCAGATCCCCGGAAGAGATTGTAAATTTAGGAATCTCTCTGGTTCCCGAAGGGAGAAGGCTGTTCTCGAAACTGACCGTCGAAGAAAACTTGCTGGTTGGGGCCTATCGTAAAGAAGCCCGTAAAAGTTTACGCCAAAATCTGGCCTTTTGCTTTGAAACTTTCCCTATTTTAGCAGAACGCAGGCATCAATTGGCGGGTACTTTAAGTGGAGGAGAGCAGCAAATGCTGGCCATAGCCAGAGCTCTCATGGCTCAGCCACGCATTCTCCTGGTGGATGAACCCTCTATTGGATTAGCACCTGTCTGGGTCAGTCGAGTAATTGCAAAAATCAAGGAGCTCCAGGAGCGGTATGGGTTAACAGTTTTGATGGCCGAGCAAAACTTTCATCAGGCAGCAAAAGTAGCAGATCGGGGCTACCTCCTCATTGAAGGGAAAATTGAACTTGAGGGTCTTAATCCTGAAGAACTGGGCAAACACGAGCTTGTGAAAAAATACTATTTAGGGGTCTAA
- the yqeB gene encoding selenium-dependent molybdenum cofactor biosynthesis protein YqeB, with translation MPLDLKILIRGGGEMATGVAHRLARAHFKVCITEIPQPLAVRREVSFSEAIYEGEKEVEGIIARYVDSLEKIFQEWEREAIPVLIDPVASIKADLKPDVLIDAILAKKNLGTHLSDAPLVIGLGPGFRAGEDVHMVVETNRGHHLGRLILKGCAEADTGVPGVIGGYTSERVLRAPGPGRTLHMRKIGDRVKAGETVLYVGQTPVKAQIPGVLRGLIREGIQVPQGIKVGDIDPRGILEHCYTISEKARAIAGGVLEGILMVFNGTS, from the coding sequence ATGCCCTTAGATCTGAAAATTTTAATCCGGGGCGGTGGCGAAATGGCAACGGGCGTTGCGCATCGATTGGCTCGGGCTCATTTTAAGGTTTGTATAACCGAAATCCCACAACCTCTGGCAGTCCGGCGAGAAGTTTCTTTTAGTGAAGCCATCTACGAGGGGGAAAAAGAAGTCGAGGGGATTATAGCCAGATATGTCGACTCTTTAGAAAAGATTTTTCAGGAATGGGAAAGGGAAGCTATTCCCGTTCTAATAGATCCGGTCGCCTCTATCAAGGCGGATCTAAAACCAGATGTTTTGATCGATGCTATACTGGCAAAAAAAAATCTCGGAACCCATCTATCCGATGCCCCTCTGGTTATAGGTTTGGGTCCCGGTTTCCGGGCTGGTGAGGATGTTCACATGGTAGTGGAAACCAATCGGGGCCATCACCTCGGGCGGTTAATCTTGAAGGGTTGTGCCGAAGCAGATACGGGAGTTCCCGGGGTCATTGGTGGATATACTTCTGAACGGGTATTAAGGGCCCCAGGACCTGGAAGGACTCTGCACATGAGAAAGATCGGAGATAGGGTAAAAGCCGGAGAAACGGTTCTATATGTCGGTCAAACTCCCGTAAAAGCCCAGATTCCAGGAGTCCTTCGGGGACTTATTCGGGAAGGAATCCAGGTTCCCCAGGGAATTAAAGTGGGGGATATTGATCCCAGGGGAATTCTGGAACATTGCTATACCATCTCAGAAAAAGCCCGAGCCATCGCAGGAGGAGTTTTAGAAGGCATCTTGATGGTGTTTAATGGTACTTCATAA
- the alr gene encoding alanine racemase, giving the protein MGEQENNYLLSYFPVLPSLALRPTFVEVDLEGLIYNFFLLRNHVGNQVEILPVIKADAYGHGVLPVARELIQAGAKKLAVATLEEGIELREAGLQNPIVILGGIVDRQVSQVITYRLTPFVFDLKTVQALSHQAIQKERIVKVHVEVDTGMGRLGVPYTEALGFLEILFTYPGIELEGLATHFATADEPEDEFVKIQIHRFYQIYHQVKKAGYPIPFYHISNSAGLLNALVSDQMKQFEGVTGGLTPIFNMVRPGIALYGIPPSPDLASVLPLKPVMKFKTEVVFLKRVSPGTPISYGRSFITSQESLIATLPVGYGDGYSRFLSNKGEVLIQGRRCPIIGRVCMDFCMVDVSRIPQVRVGDEVVLLGNQETDQITATEVAAWIGTIPYEVVCSIGRRVPRVYLKEGKVVCVRGHDQVYRYS; this is encoded by the coding sequence ATGGGAGAACAGGAGAACAACTACTTGCTCTCCTATTTTCCCGTTCTTCCCTCTTTGGCTTTGCGTCCTACCTTTGTTGAAGTTGATCTGGAAGGTCTGATCTATAACTTTTTCCTCCTCCGGAATCATGTAGGAAACCAGGTTGAAATCTTACCGGTTATTAAAGCAGATGCCTATGGCCACGGGGTTTTACCTGTTGCCCGTGAATTAATTCAGGCGGGAGCCAAGAAATTAGCCGTAGCAACCCTTGAAGAAGGAATAGAACTACGAGAAGCTGGCCTTCAGAACCCCATTGTGATCTTGGGTGGAATAGTGGACCGACAGGTCTCCCAGGTTATTACTTATCGGCTAACCCCCTTTGTTTTTGACTTAAAAACTGTACAGGCCCTTTCTCATCAGGCCATTCAAAAGGAGAGAATTGTAAAAGTCCATGTTGAAGTCGATACCGGCATGGGACGCCTGGGCGTTCCCTACACAGAAGCCCTCGGTTTTCTCGAAATCCTTTTTACATATCCTGGAATAGAACTGGAAGGTCTGGCAACCCATTTTGCTACAGCCGATGAACCTGAAGATGAATTTGTCAAAATTCAGATCCATCGGTTCTATCAAATTTACCATCAGGTCAAAAAAGCGGGCTATCCGATACCATTTTATCACATCTCTAATAGTGCCGGCCTGCTAAATGCACTGGTTAGCGACCAGATGAAGCAGTTTGAAGGGGTCACCGGGGGACTGACCCCCATTTTTAATATGGTAAGACCCGGCATTGCTTTGTACGGAATTCCCCCCTCCCCAGACCTGGCTTCTGTACTTCCATTAAAGCCGGTCATGAAATTTAAAACCGAAGTGGTATTCCTTAAAAGAGTTTCCCCAGGAACCCCTATCAGCTATGGAAGGAGTTTTATAACTTCTCAAGAAAGCCTCATTGCTACCCTACCGGTAGGATACGGAGATGGATACAGTCGGTTTTTATCCAACAAGGGAGAAGTCTTAATTCAAGGGAGGAGATGTCCCATTATAGGCCGGGTTTGTATGGACTTCTGCATGGTGGATGTATCCAGAATTCCCCAGGTAAGGGTGGGAGATGAAGTTGTTTTGCTGGGAAATCAAGAAACTGACCAAATCACAGCTACTGAGGTAGCTGCCTGGATAGGAACGATTCCCTACGAAGTTGTCTGCTCCATCGGTCGCAGAGTTCCACGGGTCTACCTTAAAGAAGGTAAAGTGGTCTGCGTTCGAGGACATGACCAGGTATACCGCTACTCTTAG
- the dnaB gene encoding replicative DNA helicase, protein MDKVAKKTFEKLPPHDLDAEQSVLGAILIDNEALYKALELLRPEDFYHPSHSKIFECMITLSEREEVIDFLTLKNELERRGQLDEVGGPPYIAALVDVVPTAANVEFHARIVHEKSVARRLLQAAIQITTRCYDESEEIDQLVEDAERLIFEISETRIREGFSPLKEVIKESFKTIESLYDKKGFITGIPTGFIELDRLTSGLQPSDLIIVAARPAMGKSSFCLNIAQHVGVRERIPTAIFSLEMSKEQLGIRLLCAEARVDSHRVRTGYVSREDWPRLSAAAETLSAAPIYIDDTPAISVLEMRAKARRLKAERGLGLIIVDYLQLVRSTRRHENRQQEVTEISRSLKALAKELNVPVIALSQLSRAVETRSDRKPQLSDLRESGSLEQDSDVVLFIYRPDAYDPEEQEGIAEIIIGKQRNGPVGTVQLAFIKEYTRFENLETSHRNEGQPF, encoded by the coding sequence ATGGACAAAGTCGCTAAAAAGACCTTTGAAAAGCTCCCACCCCATGATCTGGATGCAGAGCAATCTGTTTTGGGAGCTATTTTAATCGATAACGAAGCCCTTTATAAAGCATTAGAGCTCCTCAGACCGGAAGATTTCTATCATCCTTCCCATAGTAAAATTTTCGAGTGCATGATTACCCTTTCGGAGCGGGAAGAGGTTATCGATTTTCTCACCCTAAAAAACGAATTAGAACGGCGCGGACAATTAGACGAGGTGGGAGGCCCTCCGTATATTGCAGCCCTGGTGGATGTAGTTCCTACGGCTGCCAATGTAGAATTTCATGCCCGGATCGTCCATGAAAAATCCGTTGCGCGACGGTTGCTTCAGGCGGCTATTCAAATTACTACGCGTTGTTATGACGAGTCGGAAGAGATCGACCAATTAGTGGAAGATGCCGAACGGCTGATTTTTGAGATCTCTGAAACCCGAATTCGAGAAGGATTTTCTCCCCTGAAGGAAGTTATCAAAGAGAGTTTTAAAACCATTGAAAGTCTTTACGATAAGAAGGGATTTATTACCGGTATCCCCACGGGATTCATTGAGTTAGACCGGCTTACCTCGGGATTACAACCCTCCGATCTGATTATTGTGGCGGCCCGGCCTGCTATGGGAAAGTCTTCCTTTTGTCTGAATATCGCACAGCATGTTGGCGTAAGGGAAAGGATTCCTACTGCGATTTTTAGCCTGGAAATGTCTAAGGAACAATTGGGAATTCGTCTGTTATGTGCAGAGGCTCGGGTAGATTCTCATCGGGTTCGAACTGGTTATGTATCTCGAGAAGATTGGCCGCGCCTTTCGGCTGCAGCAGAAACCCTTTCGGCAGCACCTATTTATATTGATGATACTCCCGCGATCTCTGTTCTAGAAATGCGAGCCAAAGCCCGACGACTTAAAGCGGAGCGTGGCCTCGGATTGATTATTGTCGATTACCTTCAATTGGTACGATCCACGAGGCGACATGAAAATCGTCAGCAGGAAGTTACGGAAATCTCCCGATCTTTAAAAGCCCTGGCCAAGGAATTGAACGTCCCCGTTATTGCACTCTCCCAGCTAAGCCGGGCTGTAGAAACCCGATCGGACCGAAAACCCCAATTATCAGACCTTCGTGAGAGCGGTTCCCTGGAACAGGACTCCGACGTGGTCCTCTTTATCTACCGTCCCGATGCCTATGATCCCGAAGAACAAGAAGGTATCGCCGAAATTATCATCGGTAAACAACGAAACGGCCCTGTCGGGACTGTTCAACTGGCCTTTATCAAAGAGTACACACGGTTCGAAAATCTAGAGACTTCTCACCGGAATGAAGGACAACCTTTTTAA
- a CDS encoding cytidylate kinase-like family protein: MPVVTISKEFGAGGTDIGRRVAELLGFDLFDKELIYEIALRVGVDEKLVEEFDQERHSDRKAFISKFFDLHPIENILNYLESYIDRQKRKELEEKLNRPVTPFDTTGCFDSEIYAKMMRELMHRLAAREKGVVIIGRGGQCILQDFPKTLHVRIVAPLEFRIQRVMELKNLGREEAENLIYEVDLNSSDYIRHYHDAYISDPTLYHLVLNTAKLGLDHSAQTILWIWKQIF; encoded by the coding sequence ATGCCTGTTGTTACCATATCCAAAGAATTTGGTGCAGGGGGAACCGATATCGGAAGAAGGGTAGCCGAACTATTGGGGTTCGATCTGTTTGATAAAGAATTAATTTATGAAATTGCGTTAAGAGTGGGAGTAGATGAGAAACTTGTAGAAGAGTTTGACCAGGAACGTCACAGTGATCGGAAAGCATTTATCTCTAAATTTTTTGATCTTCACCCTATCGAGAATATACTGAATTACCTGGAAAGTTATATCGACAGACAAAAACGGAAGGAATTGGAAGAAAAACTGAATCGACCGGTAACCCCTTTCGATACCACAGGATGCTTTGATTCAGAAATCTATGCTAAGATGATGCGAGAACTTATGCATAGACTGGCTGCCCGGGAAAAAGGGGTTGTTATTATAGGTCGTGGTGGGCAATGTATCCTTCAAGATTTTCCAAAGACCCTCCATGTGCGGATCGTAGCTCCTCTTGAGTTTAGAATTCAGCGGGTTATGGAGTTAAAAAACTTGGGCCGTGAGGAAGCCGAGAACCTTATCTATGAAGTCGACCTGAACAGTTCGGATTATATCCGACACTATCATGATGCCTATATTTCAGATCCTACCCTCTATCATCTCGTTCTTAATACTGCAAAATTGGGCCTTGATCACTCTGCCCAAACTATTTTGTGGATATGGAAACAAATTTTTTGA
- a CDS encoding RNA polymerase sigma factor, giving the protein MIDLVSKAKQDDVNAFHELYKLFGKDIYNFVYRLTGSKEDAEDLTQETFVKAFQDLKNLRDDSRFKSWLFSIARNEVYQKARRHGSRVKPLEEEAIQIPSTEKTPEEAYLHGELSDVVQSALDSLPLKLKTVLILAAIQNHSYQEIAEIVGRSVPAVKTDIHRARLKVREHIKKYLN; this is encoded by the coding sequence TTGATTGATCTTGTCAGCAAGGCCAAACAAGATGATGTAAACGCATTTCACGAACTATATAAACTTTTTGGAAAAGACATCTACAATTTTGTATATCGGTTGACGGGGTCTAAAGAAGATGCGGAGGATTTAACCCAAGAAACCTTTGTAAAGGCTTTCCAAGATCTTAAAAACTTAAGAGATGATAGCCGATTTAAATCCTGGCTTTTCAGTATTGCCAGAAACGAAGTATATCAAAAGGCACGACGACATGGATCTCGGGTTAAACCCTTGGAGGAGGAAGCTATTCAAATACCCAGCACAGAAAAAACCCCGGAAGAAGCCTACTTACATGGAGAATTAAGTGATGTTGTTCAATCGGCCCTGGATTCGCTTCCTTTAAAATTAAAAACCGTACTTATATTGGCGGCTATTCAAAATCATAGCTACCAGGAAATTGCAGAGATTGTAGGACGCTCCGTTCCTGCAGTCAAAACAGATATTCACCGGGCTCGACTTAAAGTTCGAGAGCATATTAAAAAGTATTTAAATTAA
- a CDS encoding zf-HC2 domain-containing protein, protein MNCQLCCQELSAYIDKELNEKTAAQLRTHLMTCLNCKTEYESLLKMQVMMDEAEVFDPDPAIWIRIERQISRKKVDFWDRVLSTLQDLIARYAYFIHTPTLVGSLAAILLILMTFSLYDKYQEKRTLMAWVEKHSPTHISLEINPFGSQVIESLDDNPFDTFKEVSLDLNVNYFGSSFPSESETLEKNPFSL, encoded by the coding sequence ATGAACTGTCAACTTTGTTGCCAGGAACTTTCAGCCTATATCGATAAGGAATTGAACGAGAAAACTGCGGCGCAACTTCGTACGCATTTGATGACTTGTTTGAATTGTAAGACTGAGTATGAATCTTTGCTAAAGATGCAGGTTATGATGGATGAAGCCGAGGTTTTTGATCCTGATCCCGCCATCTGGATACGGATAGAGCGGCAGATTAGCAGGAAAAAAGTTGATTTCTGGGATAGGGTCCTCTCCACTCTTCAAGACTTGATAGCACGTTATGCTTATTTTATCCATACACCAACCCTGGTTGGTTCCCTGGCAGCTATCCTGCTGATCCTGATGACCTTCAGTTTGTATGATAAGTATCAGGAAAAGCGAACTTTGATGGCTTGGGTTGAAAAGCACAGCCCGACCCATATAAGCTTAGAGATTAATCCGTTTGGTTCTCAAGTTATAGAGAGTTTAGACGACAATCCGTTTGATACTTTTAAAGAGGTTTCCCTGGATCTTAATGTGAATTACTTTGGGTCTTCATTTCCTTCAGAGAGCGAGACCCTGGAGAAAAATCCGTTTTCTCTATAA
- a CDS encoding glycine zipper domain-containing protein, producing the protein MSRNKFLFVLLLAGMMVYVSGCAGYNTQVGAVTGAGAGALIGYGIGHDTQSTLIGTALGGTAGAVIGHGIDTYNSRNGYPYNYGYSNYPYNYGYSNYPYGYKGPATRSYVVPAPNSTIRR; encoded by the coding sequence ATGAGTAGAAATAAATTTTTATTTGTGCTACTGTTGGCAGGAATGATGGTTTATGTATCCGGTTGTGCTGGTTATAATACCCAAGTTGGAGCTGTTACCGGTGCCGGTGCAGGGGCTTTAATCGGTTATGGTATCGGCCATGATACCCAGAGTACTTTGATCGGAACGGCCCTAGGCGGGACTGCCGGAGCAGTCATCGGCCATGGAATAGATACTTACAACAGTCGTAATGGTTACCCGTATAATTATGGTTACAGCAATTATCCTTACAATTACGGGTACAGCAATTACCCTTACGGCTATAAAGGTCCAGCAACGAGAAGTTATGTGGTACCGGCCCCAAACTCAACAATTAGAAGGTAG
- a CDS encoding DUF4384 domain-containing protein, with product MKHIKRFSIYLSVILLVMISGWPAGVSAQNPPPTPEFRYPDASMSNPQLKLVPRPRVREPKVDVWLDRGCNGSYYTGETVTVSFRANEDGYVTVYDVDTRGQVKVLFPNRYRPNNRVNAGQTYRIPGRGYDYDLVVEGPAGTEYIQAVFSLDPYYSWDYNQGEPEWVYKWGLRGERSGYESNERMFKSLKERVQTNLAQRLRVEPRGDTYRNYDTAECFFRVVDRGWDYGEWDNPPPPSRLEDEYLENQRREFERIPELRTRKERGRLVVTMPNSILFDTNSTALGPGARDRLNQVADILNRYPRTRVVIEGHTDSVGSESYNLRLSERRAESVADYLISQGVERFRITTIGYGETRPIASNATPEGRLQNRRVELKIWVDRSRFQAREDELSRPERPRY from the coding sequence ATGAAGCATATAAAAAGATTTTCAATTTATCTGTCTGTAATTTTGTTGGTTATGATAAGTGGATGGCCGGCCGGGGTTAGTGCACAAAATCCACCCCCAACTCCCGAATTTCGATACCCCGATGCAAGTATGTCCAATCCACAACTTAAACTGGTTCCCCGACCCCGGGTTAGAGAACCCAAGGTGGATGTCTGGTTAGATAGGGGGTGCAATGGATCTTATTATACAGGAGAGACGGTAACCGTTTCCTTTAGAGCCAATGAAGATGGATATGTTACCGTTTATGATGTGGATACTCGGGGACAGGTGAAAGTTTTATTTCCCAATCGATATCGCCCGAATAACCGTGTAAATGCGGGACAAACTTATCGGATCCCGGGTCGAGGATATGATTATGATCTGGTAGTCGAGGGTCCTGCCGGAACCGAATATATTCAAGCGGTTTTCTCCTTAGATCCCTATTACAGTTGGGATTATAACCAGGGAGAGCCAGAATGGGTCTATAAGTGGGGACTCCGGGGAGAGAGGTCTGGGTATGAAAGTAATGAAAGAATGTTTAAATCCCTGAAAGAACGTGTGCAAACCAACCTGGCTCAAAGATTAAGGGTAGAACCTCGAGGGGATACTTATCGAAATTATGATACGGCAGAATGCTTTTTCCGGGTAGTTGATCGAGGATGGGACTACGGTGAGTGGGATAATCCTCCTCCTCCGTCCCGTTTAGAGGATGAATATCTGGAAAATCAGCGACGGGAATTCGAAAGAATTCCGGAGCTGAGGACTCGAAAGGAACGGGGTCGTCTGGTTGTAACGATGCCAAACTCTATTCTCTTTGATACCAACTCCACAGCTCTTGGACCTGGAGCCAGGGATCGTCTCAACCAGGTTGCAGATATTCTTAATCGTTATCCCAGAACCCGGGTGGTCATAGAAGGTCATACCGATAGTGTAGGAAGTGAAAGTTATAATCTAAGATTATCGGAAAGACGGGCAGAATCCGTTGCAGATTACCTGATTAGCCAGGGGGTCGAACGTTTTCGGATTACCACCATCGGATATGGTGAAACCAGACCTATAGCTTCCAATGCCACGCCAGAAGGCCGTTTACAGAATAGGCGGGTTGAATTGAAAATCTGGGTAGATAGATCCCGATTCCAGGCACGTGAAGATGAATTGAGTCGCCCAGAACGACCCCGATATTAA
- a CDS encoding glutamate-cysteine ligase family protein, with product MEVGTSEHPITRREELREYFQQVAKPPSKQRIGMECEGVGVFEDSGKAIPYYGEKGVLAILTEMVQKFDWQPIWEGEAIIALQRGNSRVTLEPGGQIELSSSPYDNLHTLAREFRDYWGQLNSIAKPMGIAFLGIGMQPVSKIEEIGWVPKGRYKIMSRYLKNKGPLSHYMMKATATVQAAVDFTGEQDAMEKLKLAFGLSPVVTAMVANSPFYGSQLNGFITMRYYVWHHTDPDRCGIIPEIFSKPNPGFQDYVDYALRVPMLFIQRNRQWIEMDGIPFGEYLQSGYKGYQATREDWELHLSTIFTDARLKQYIELRSADHPKPDLALSIPAFWKGIFYDDLAKEAAWELIKDWSLEEWVKLSWDVCSQGLEARIRNYLLLNLVQELVQISLEGLKRQRVLNQSQQDERIYLDPLQDFISRHKSSPGKVLIELWQGAWNQDIRKLIDYSRY from the coding sequence ATGGAGGTAGGTACATCGGAACACCCCATTACCCGCAGGGAAGAACTTAGAGAGTACTTTCAGCAGGTAGCTAAACCCCCTTCTAAGCAGAGAATCGGTATGGAATGTGAAGGGGTCGGGGTATTTGAAGACAGTGGAAAAGCCATCCCCTACTACGGTGAAAAAGGTGTTCTGGCCATCCTGACGGAGATGGTTCAGAAGTTCGACTGGCAACCTATTTGGGAAGGAGAAGCGATCATTGCCCTTCAGCGGGGCAATTCACGGGTCACCCTGGAACCGGGGGGTCAGATAGAATTAAGTAGCTCCCCTTATGATAACTTACATACTCTGGCCAGGGAATTTCGAGACTACTGGGGGCAGCTTAATAGTATTGCCAAACCTATGGGAATCGCTTTCCTGGGGATTGGAATGCAACCGGTCAGTAAAATAGAAGAAATCGGCTGGGTCCCCAAGGGTCGCTACAAGATTATGTCCCGATATTTAAAAAATAAGGGCCCTCTCAGCCATTATATGATGAAGGCCACGGCAACCGTACAGGCTGCTGTAGATTTTACCGGTGAACAGGATGCCATGGAGAAGCTGAAGCTGGCTTTTGGGTTATCCCCTGTAGTTACCGCTATGGTGGCTAATTCCCCATTTTACGGATCCCAGCTCAACGGATTTATCACCATGCGCTATTACGTCTGGCACCATACCGACCCCGACCGCTGTGGCATCATTCCGGAGATTTTTTCTAAACCCAATCCCGGATTTCAAGATTACGTTGATTATGCTCTTCGGGTTCCCATGCTGTTTATCCAACGCAACCGCCAGTGGATTGAAATGGATGGAATCCCTTTTGGTGAATACCTTCAGTCTGGATATAAAGGATATCAGGCCACCCGGGAAGATTGGGAACTCCACCTATCCACGATTTTTACCGATGCACGTCTTAAACAGTATATCGAGTTGAGAAGTGCTGATCATCCTAAACCCGACCTGGCTCTTTCGATTCCGGCTTTTTGGAAAGGAATTTTTTACGATGATCTGGCCAAAGAAGCCGCCTGGGAACTGATCAAGGACTGGAGTTTGGAGGAATGGGTTAAATTAAGTTGGGATGTCTGTTCCCAAGGACTGGAAGCCCGAATTCGCAATTACCTCCTCTTAAATTTAGTTCAAGAGCTTGTTCAAATCAGTTTGGAAGGGCTGAAACGTCAGCGGGTCTTAAATCAATCCCAACAAGACGAACGGATATATCTCGATCCTTTGCAAGATTTTATCTCCCGTCACAAATCTTCTCCCGGTAAAGTTTTGATAGAACTATGGCAGGGAGCCTGGAATCAGGATATTCGAAAGCTAATTGATTACTCGCGGTACTGA